The sequence below is a genomic window from Rhodothermia bacterium.
AGTGGTGATAGGCTTGCCACAGATAAAAAAAATGAATTTAGCGCCCTTTGGGTTGGAGATTCTGGCGCATGAAATCGGACACCACGTTTTTTGTCCGGGCGACCTAACGGATCATGGTAAAATGCTGGCCAGAATGAAGTATGCGCTGCCTCTCATGGAGGACTTAGCACCAATGGTGGCGAATATGTATGCAGACCTGCTCATAAACGATCGCCTCCAACGTCAAAATGGCCTGAATATGGCGGCTGTATTCGAGACGATTAACACTCTGCCCGATAATCCAATTTGGACGTTTTATATGCGTACCTATGAAATCCTTTGGCAATTAGAAACTGGAACATTGGGCTTAAAGGAGGTTCCTGCACGGATTGAAGGCGATGCGCGATTGGCTACACGTTTGATTCGGGTGTATGGAAAATATTGGTTAGACGGTTCGGGCAGGTTTGCGGCCTTGTGTTTACCGTATTTGATGGAAGAGAAAGATAAAAACAAGAACGACGGTAGTGGAGGCATTCGGCAACTACTTCGTGGATGGGTGGACTTGGCGCAAGCCGGTCAAAATGGATGGCCAGAAGGATTAACGGAGGAAGAAGAAAATATTTCTCATCAAGCCATACATCCATTGTACGACCCCTTGATTAACGACACACTTCCGCAGCATGGTGCGGGTAGTCCGACGACAATCGCCCCCCAAGACATTGTGGGTGGTAGAAAAAAAATTGATCGTTATCGCGGCCCTATGGACTATGGAAAACTGCTTAAAGATTTAGGCTCCACAGCCTCTGATGTAGAGGTGGCAATGCGGTATTATAAAGAGCGGGCACAGCCTTATTTAATCCCTATCCCGACGATTCAACAAAAAAAAGTTGCTGAAAAACTTCCAGAGGGCTTCCAACGCTGGGACATTGGGTCGCCTTTAGAAAAAATAGATTGGTTCAAAAGCATGATCCGTAGTCCTCTCGTTGTCCCCGGACTCACAACCGTCGAACGTTTTTATGGCGAAGTGCCCGGAAAAGAACCTGAAAAAAAGCCCATTGACCTTTATATTGGAATTGATTGCTCTGGCTCTATGCCTAATCCAGCCTATCAAATCTCTTACCCGACACTTGCGGCCACCATCATGGCGCGTTCAGGTATTCGTGCCCGTGCCAACATCATGGCTTGTTTATCGGGTGAACCCGGTAGGTCTATTCAAACCGAAGGATTTATACAAAATGAAGCCGATATTCTTAAATTGCTTACGGGCTATTTGGGAACAGGGTAT
It includes:
- a CDS encoding VWA domain-containing protein, giving the protein MTLDISQIKSIWLAQWEAALAQWSRFTRLREPVFCENKDEEAAEGLTSSFAMIRLVDKQVVIGLPQIKKMNLAPFGLEILAHEIGHHVFCPGDLTDHGKMLARMKYALPLMEDLAPMVANMYADLLINDRLQRQNGLNMAAVFETINTLPDNPIWTFYMRTYEILWQLETGTLGLKEVPARIEGDARLATRLIRVYGKYWLDGSGRFAALCLPYLMEEKDKNKNDGSGGIRQLLRGWVDLAQAGQNGWPEGLTEEEENISHQAIHPLYDPLINDTLPQHGAGSPTTIAPQDIVGGRKKIDRYRGPMDYGKLLKDLGSTASDVEVAMRYYKERAQPYLIPIPTIQQKKVAEKLPEGFQRWDIGSPLEKIDWFKSMIRSPLVVPGLTTVERFYGEVPGKEPEKKPIDLYIGIDCSGSMPNPAYQISYPTLAATIMARSGIRARANIMACLSGEPGRSIQTEGFIQNEADILKLLTGYLGTGYAFGIFRLQEVFAQRKPTDTPCHILIITDQDVFSMLDEKRNNALDGWSVAEMAAKNAGAGATFVLHMPFGWRDKDVERMKKIGWDVFRLYDWSELITFARDFSHKRFAKINS